In the Euphorbia lathyris chromosome 5, ddEupLath1.1, whole genome shotgun sequence genome, one interval contains:
- the LOC136230278 gene encoding citrate-binding protein-like translates to MKLSSVSFCLVKMGIVVVLFFHGCDSDSVDPTEGFVELPFNESYYYIQKPYNLNVSDRYSFVDGIHKFWVYFTDKPLARSSPTRARSEVIIHGYNYTSGVWQFEGNAYVPSGTSGVCVMQVFGAAPTATITTAFMLRMYNGTLKYYTDPVILPNMYDKWFKFNVIHDMDATKVMAYIDGQLVFQGADRGGLFHFFKFGVYAQKNGSDYMESRWKDIKIFNKPGSNHHYGKKTTS, encoded by the exons ATGAAGTTGAGTAGTGTTTCATTTTGTTTAGTAAAAATGGGTATTGTTGTTGTATTGTTCTTCCATGGGTGCGATTCAGATTCAGTGGATCCAACCGAAGGATTTGTTGAGCTCCCATTTAATGAATCATATTACTATATACAAAAGCCGTATAACTTGAATGTATCCGATCGATATAGCTTTGTCGATGGAATCCACAAGTTTTGGGTTTACTTTACTGATAAACCTTTGGCCAGAAGCAGTCCAACAAGAGCTAGATCAGAAGTCATTATCCAT GGATACAATTACACTTCCGGTGTATGGCAATTTGAAGGGAATGCATATGTGCCGTCTGGAACATCTGGTGTATGTGTAATGCAAGTGTTTGGAGCTGCACCTACTGCAACAATCACAACTGCTTTCATGCTTAGAATGTACAATGGGACATTGAAGTATTATACAGATCCTGTGATTTTACCCAACATGTACGACAAATGGTTTAAGTTTAATGTGATTCACGATATGGATGCCACAAAAGTAATGGCATATATTGATGGTCAACTAGTGTTCCAAGGAGCCGACCGTGGTGGACTATTTCATTTCTTCAAATTTGGTGTCTATGCACAGAAAAATGGGTCCGATTATATGGAGTCTCGTTGGAAAGATATCAAGATTTTTAATAAGCCTGGCTCCAACCACCATTATGGCAAGAAAACCACAAGTTGA